The region CACCGCCACGCCACCCAGTGGCTGGAACTCGGACGGCAGCGGACGGCTTTCGATCTGCAAGACCTTGATCACACCCGGGACTTTCATCGCGTCACTGGCATCGAAGGATTTGACCTTGCCGCCATACACCGCAGGCCGGGCGATGGTCGCGTAGAGCATGCCGTCGAAATGCACATCGGCACCGTAGACCGCCCGACCGTTGACGATGTCAGCACCGTCGATGGCGCGCACGCCTTCCTTGCCGATGTAGCGAAACTCCGACGGTTGCTTAAGCCGCAGGCTGTCGCGGGCCGGTACCGCCAGCGCACCGGCAGCGGCGGCCAACGCGCCATAACCCAGTTCGCGACCGGTCGGCTGGTGAATGACCTTGTGCAGGTTTGCGTGGCATTCGCCGACCGGGACTTTCCACTGCTCGGCGGCGGCCTGCTCCAGCATGGTCCGCGCGGCGGCACCGCAACGGCGCATCGGTTCGTACCAATGGCGCATGCTGCGCGAGCCGTCGGTGTCCTGGTTGCCGAAGCGCACTTCATCGCCCGGCGCCTGTTGCACCTTGACCAGCGCCCAGTCGGCGTCCAGTTCATCGGCCACCACCATGCTCAGGCTGGTGCGCACGCCCTGGCCCATTTCCGAACGGTTACAGACCACGGTCACCGTGCCGTCGGCGGCAATGCTGACGTAGACCTTCGGATCGTCGATCCAGCCGTTGGGCATCCCATCAGCACCGAATTTCTTCGGTTTGTCTTCGGCGAAAGCGTCCTGCCAGCCCCAACTTGCGGCGAGCACCAGCGCACTGGTGGCGCCCACACCTTTGAGAAAACCGCGACGGCTGAGGTTGCTCAGCGCGAAATCATTCGGGAGCTGGCTCATGCCTTGGCCTCCTTCAGGTGAGCGGAGGCCTGGCGGATGGCGGTCTTGATGCGGTTATAGGTGCCGCAACGGCAAATGTTGCCGACCATGGCTTCTTCGATCTGCTCGTCGCTGGGATTGGAATTGGTCTTGAGCAGCGCGGTGGCGGACATGATCTGCCCGCCCTGGCAGAAACCGCACTGGGCCACGGCGGTGTCGAGCCAGGCTTGCTGGACGATCTGGCCGACGGGGTCAGCGTGCAGGTTGTCGATGGTGCTGACGTTTTGGCCAACCACCGAACCGATTGGCGTGATGCAACTGCGAGCCGGCAAACCGTCGATATGGATGGTGCAGGCGCCGCACAGGCCCATGCCACAGCCGAACTTGGTGCCGTTGTAACCGGCTACATCGCGGATTGCCCAGAGCAGCGGCATATCCTCGGTGACATCGAGTTGATGATCTTGACCATTGAGTTTCAGGGTAATCATGGGCACGCCCGCATAGTATTTCGGTTATGGGGTCGAGCAATCTGCCGCCAGGGGTTAGCGGTGGGTTCATGCAGATCGGCTCAGGCTAAATGGGCTCTCTTACGCGGACGGCAACGTCTGCATCGGGCTTTGGATGGAGCAAAAGATTGCATCGTTAGGGTGCTAAGTTAACCCAGCATTAACAAAAAAGCCCTGCACATTTGAAGTGTGCAGGGCTTCGAAATTCGCCTTGAAAGCGTAGCTTCAATAGCGATTGGGCTCCATTTCCAGCTCGACGCTGAATCGTTGCCAAATATCTTTCTGGATCCGTTGCGCCAGTCCCAGCAGTTGCAAACCGGTCGCGCCGCCGTAATTGACCAGCACCAGCGCCTGCAATTTATGCACGCCGGCATCAGCCTCACGGAAACCTTTCCAGCCAGCCTTCTCGATCAACCAGCCAGCCGCCAGTTTCATTTGCCCATCGGGTTGCGCATAGGCGACCAGATCAGGGTATTCACCCTTGAGCCGGGCCACCAGCGCCGCCGGCACCAAAGGGTTTTTGAAGAAACTGCCGGCATTGCCAAGCACCAGCGGGTCCGGGAGTTTTTCGCTGCGGATGCTGCAAATTGCCTGGCTGACATCGGTCGGCGTCGGCTGATCGATGCCTTGCTCGGTCAGGCGCTGACGCACCGGGCCGTATTCCAGATGCAAATGTGCGGTGCGGTTCAGGGTGAACCGAACCCGCAAGATCAACCATCGGCCCGGCTGCTGTTTGAACAGGCTGTCGCGGTAGGCGAAATTGCATCCTGCCAGCGTGAAGTCACGCAACTCGCCGGTCTGGCGATCCAGCGCGGTGAGGCCGGCGAACACGTCTTTGATCTCGACGCCGTAAGCGCCGATGTTCTGCATCGGCGCCGCGCCGACAGTGCCGGGGATCAGGCTGAGGTTTTCCAGGCCCGACAAACCCTGCGCCAAAGTGTGTTGCACGAACGGATGCCAAGGCTCGCCGGCCTCGGCTTCGATCACCACCTGACTGCCGTCATCACTTAATACACGAATCCCGCGTGTCGCCATGCGCAGCACCAGTGCCTGGATATCAGCGGTCAGCAACAAGTTGCTACCGCCGCCAATCACCAACAGTGGCACAGCGTTCGTCGCTGCATAGGCCAGGGCTTCGCGCACGTCGGCATCGCTGTGGGCTTCGGCGAACAGTTGCGCCTGGACGTCTACGCCAAAACTGTTGAACGGCTTGAGGGAAACGCCGGGGTGTACCTGCAAACTCATAACCGTCCCTTTAACTCGATCACCAGCAGATCACTGGCGCGCTCGATCAAATCCAGTACTTGCTCGAAGCCTTGGTCACCGTCGTAATACGGGTCCGGCACTTCGTCGACTTCTGAAGCGTAGCGGCGCAGGAACAAGTCCAGCTCAGCCTTGCTCTTGGCCGGTTGCAGGACCTTGAGATTGCGCAGGTTGCTGTTGTCCATCGCCAGGATCAGGTCGTAGGTGGCGAAATCGGCACGGCTGACTTGCTGGGCACGTTGGGCTGACAAGTCATAACCGCGCAACTTGGCCGCAGCCTGGCTGCGCTTGTCCGGGGCCTTGCCGACGTGCCAGTCACCTGTACCGGCGGAGGCCACTTCGATTTGATCGGCCAGCCCAGCCTCGCGCAATTTGTGCCGCAGCACACCTTCAGCCGTAGGCGAACGGCAGATGTTGCCCAGGCAGACGAACAGAACCCGCATCAGGCCTCCAGCAGGCGACGAACGCGCTCAAGGTCTTCGACGGTATCAACGCCGGTCGGCGGTGCCATCAGCGCATCGGCAACGTGAATCCGCACGCCGTGCCACAGGGCTCGCAGTTGCTCCAGGGATTCGGTGTTTTCCAGCCAGCACGGGCCCCAACTGACGAAGTCATGCAGGAAACCGGCGCGGTAGGCATAAATGCCAATGTGGCGGCGATACGGCACGCCTTCCGGTAACTGGTCGCGGCTCTTGGCGAACGCGTCACGGGCCCACGGCAAGGTGGCGCGGCTGAAGGTCAGCGCCAGGCCATTGAGGTCGCTGACGACCTTGACCACGTTGGGATTGAACAGGGTTTCCACGTCTTCGATCGGCTCAGCCAACGTGGCCATGCTTGCTTCAGTGTGGGCAGCCAGGTTGGCAGCAACCTGATCGATCACACTCGGCGGGATCAACGGCTCGTCGCCCTGGACGTTGACCACAATGGCGTCAGGCGCCAGACCGAGTTTCGCGGCGACTTCAGCCAGGCGATCGGTGCCGGAATTGTGGTCTTCACGGGTCAGTACCACTTCAGCGCCAAAGCCTTTGCAGGCCTCGACGATGCGGCTGTCATCCGTGGCGACTACCACGCGCTGGGCGCTGCTTTTGCTCGCCTGTTCCCAGACGTGCTGGATCATCGGCTTACCGGCGATCAACAGCAGTGGTTTGCCCGGCAAGCGGGTGGAGGCGTAACGCGAAGGAATGACAACGGTAAAGGCTGTGGTCATTTATCCAGACGCTCGTCGGTGGTCAGGGTGCGGGCTTCGGTTTCGAGCATCACCGGGATGCCGTCGCGAATCGGGTACGCCAGGCCTGCGCCTTTGCTGATCAGCTCGGTCTTGTCGGCGCTGAGCTTGAGCGGGCCTTTGCAGACCGGGCAAGCGAGGATATCGAGCAATTTGGTGTCCATGAGCATTCCCTGGATAAAAACGGATTTAAGGCAAAAGACGAGCCGGCAACAGGCGTATCAGCTGCGTATCGAACCAAGCCACGAAGGCCGGCGACGGCACAGCATCAACCGCCAGGTACCACCAATCGGCGGCGGCAAAGGCACGGCACTTCACCGCATCCTTTTCAGTCATCACCAACGGCAATGACGGTGTGAAATTCAAGGCCTGCACGCTGTATTCGGCGTGGTCGGCAAATGCGTGGGGTACTGGCTGCCAGTGTAGCGTTTCGAGGGTTTTGAAGAAACGCTGCGGATTGCCGATCCCGGCGACCGCGTGCAGGGTCTGGCCTGCCGGGAAATGGTCGAATGGTCGACGTTCGCCCGTTTTCAGATTGATCAGCGCAGTGGGTTGCAGTTGAAAGGCAAAACCGTCGTCGCGATCATTGGCGGCGCCGTTGTAGAGCACGGCGTCGACGCTTTGCAGACGCTCGATCGGTTCGCGCAATGGCCCGGCGGGCAGGCAACGTTTATTGCCCAGGCCACGGACGGCATCGATCAGCACCAGTTCCAGATCCCGGGCCAATCGATAATGCTGCATGCCGTCGTCGGACAGGATCAGGTCCAGCGGTTCATTGGCCAACAAGGCTTTGACGGCGCTGCTGCGGTCCGGGTCGATCATCACCGGCACGCCGGTGCGCTGGACGATCAACAGCGGCTCGTCGCCCGCGATGTCGGCGCTTTGATCGGCCTCGACCCTCCACGGCAATTGCGGCGGCTTGGCGCCGTAGCCACGGCTGACCACGCCAACCCGCAATCCGCTTCTCTGACAATGCTCGATCATCCACAGAATCATCGGCGTCTTGCCGGTGCCTCCGACGGTGATATTACCGACGACAATCAGCGGCACCGGAGGTTGATAAATTTCGCCCTCACCCGCCAGAAAACGTTCGCGCTTGGCGTTAACCACCCGCCGATACAGCCATTCCAGTGGCTGCAACAACTTCAGGGCCGGATGACCTTGGTACCACGCGGCGAGCAAACGATCAGACATGGCCATCAGTGCGCCGGCGCTGCCTCTACGGTGGTCATGCGCAGATGGCTGAAACCGAGCTTGCCGGCGGCGTCCATGGCGGTGATGACAGACTGATGTTGAGTCTTGCCATCGGCGCTGATGGACAGCGGCATGTTGGTGTCGCCGTTTGATTCTTTCTGCATTGCGTCCATCAGGCTGGCCAGGTCGTTCTTGGGCAACAACTGGTTGTTCACCGAGAACACGCCTTCGGCACTGATGGCGATGTCCAGCTGCTTGAGCTGCTGGTCTTCGGCCGGCGAGCCGCTGACGGCTTCCGGCAATTCGACGCGCAACTGGGTTTCACGGGTAAAGGTGGTGGTCACAACGAAAAACAGCAGCAGGACAAATACCACGTCGATCAGCGACACGAGATTGATGTCCACATTCTCCCGTTGCTTGCGGCGGAATTTCACGCTTTGCCCTCAGCCAGATCCACGTCACGGTCGCCCTGCACCACTTCGACCAGCTTGATGGCTTCCTGCTCCATCCCCACCACCAGCTCATCGATGCGCCGTTGCAGGAACCGGTGGAAGAATACCGACGGGATACCGACGATCAGGCCCGAAGCCGTGGTGATCAAGGCTTTGGAAATACCGCCGGCCAGCACCGCGGCGTTGGTGGTCATGCCCGTGCCCATGAACGAACTGAAGATATCGATCATGCCCAGCACCGTCCCCAGCAACCCGAGCAACGGGGCCATGGCGGCGATGGTGCCCAGGGCGTTGATGTAACGCTCCAGTTCGTGGATGACCCGGGCGGCGGCCTCCTCAATGCACTCTTTCATGATCTCGCGACCATGCCTGGAGTTGGCCAGGCCCGCGGCCAGGATCTCGCCCAGCGGCGAGTTGGCGCGCAGTTCCTTGAGTTTCTCTTTATTGAGTTGCTTGTCTTTGATCCAGACCCAGACCTGCCCGAGCAAATGCTCCGGGGTCACACGGCTGGCACGCAGGGTCCACAGACGTTCGGCAACGATCGCCATGGCCGCGATGGAACTCAGAATGATCGGCAGCATCATCCAGCCGCCGGATTTGACCAATTCCCACACAGTGACAGTCCCCTCGAAAAAGTGCGCCACTCTAACATAGGGGGTCGGCGCACCGAAGACCGTGATGTCGCATCCCGTCCGGCTGTAATAACTCATGGTTATTTGTTCAACCCGGGCGCATCACGCCAGAAGCGTCGTTGCTGACGCAGGGTCCGGGGTGGCTTGAAGCTGCCCAGTTGCAGACGGACGGCACCATCCTCGGCGCTGTCATAGATGTGCAGACCACGCTTGCGATAGCGCGCCATCACCGTGGGATGGGGATGCCCGAAAGAATTGCCGTGGCCGCGGGAGATCAGCACGGCTTTGGGTTGCAGGGTTGTGAGCAGTGCCATGGATGAAGAACTGCGACTGCCGTGGTGTGGCGATTGCAACCAATCGGTGGGCACCGCCAGTGGACTGTCCAGTAATGCGCGCTCGGCATGGGTATCGATGTCGCCGGTCAGCAGCAGTCGCTCGCCGTTGGCTTCGATCTGCAGGACGCAGGATTTCTGATTGCTTTCACTGGCTGATGACCATTGCCAGAGCCGGAACGTCACGCCATCCCAGGTCCATTGCTCGCCACTTTCGCAGCCTTCAGCTTGCAGCTCGACGGGCAGCGCCAACGGATCGCCACTGAGTACCCGCGCAACGGGCAGTCCGCTGGCGATTGCTCGCGCACCACCGGCATGGTCGGCGTCAGCATGGCTTAGCAGCATCAGGTCGAGCCCGTTCACCCCCAGTTTGCGCAATGACGGCAGCACCACTCGCTCACCGAGGTCGAAATCACCGAAACGCGGGCCGGCGTCATACAGCAGTGTGTGATGGCGAGTGCGCACCAAAATCGCCAAACCCTGGCCAACGTCCAACTGCCAGATATCAGCCAGTCCTTCGGGAACGTCCTCGCGCGGTGAAAAAACCAACAGCAACAACATCGGCCATCCCAGCGGACGTAAGGGCACGCCTCGCGGCATTAAAAGAAGAAAGGCGCCTAATGCGCCGATGGCCCCGATCCATATCGGCACGGCCACTGGCTCCCACGCCGGTAATTGATTCGCCATCAATGCCAGCGCCTTGAACAGCAGGTCGATCAGACCACCAGCCAACCACAGCAACCCTTCTCCCACGTAGGGGACCGGCAGCAACAAGGTTCCCAGCAAGGCGGGTGGCAATACCACCAGACTGATCCACGGCACCGCCAGCAGATTGACCAGCGGCCCGCTGACACTGATGGGTAATCCCAGCACCAGCAACAACGGCCCCAGACCAATCGCGATCAGCCACTGGGCGCGGGTCCAGGTTTGCCACCAACGCCATGGGCCGAGACGGCCACCGAAGGTGAAAATCAACACTGCCACCGCTGCAAAGGACAACCAGAAACCCGGTTGCAGACTCGCCAGCGGATCGAGCAGCAAAACGCCATTAAGCGCCAGCAACAATGGCCACCAAGCGCCGAGATGACGAAAGCGCAGCCGCCACAACAGCACCAGACCGATCATCACGCACGCCCGCCGCACCGGCACCTCGAATCCGGCCAGCAGCCCGTAACCGAGAGCGGCGGCAAACGCCAGGCCGCAAGCCCACGGCAACCAGGGCCAGCGAGCCGGCCACACGCCATAACGGGCCAGCCCGGCGATCAGCAAATAGACCAACCCCGCCAACAAACCGATGTGCTGACCGGAAATCACCAGCAAATGCACGGTGCCGGTGTCCTGCAATACTTGCCAGTCCTCGCGGCTCAACCCGCCACCATCCCCCAGCACCAGCGCCGTCAGTGCTCCCGCTCGACCTTGGGCATCGACACTGAGCAAACGCTGGCGGATGCCGTCGCGCCAGGCCCAGCGGGCAGGCGACAGGCGCTGGCCATCCTTGACCGTGCCAGTGGCGCCGATGCCTTGGGCCAGCAGCCAGGCGTCGTAATCAAAGGCATGGGGATTGAGCAGCCCGGTTGGACGCTTCAACTTCACCGCCAGACGCCAGCGCTCGCCGCTGTTGACCGGCGGCCCGCCGTACCAGGCCAGGCGCATCAGCGACGGAAGCGTCCCGTGGCGCGAGCGCGCGTCCGCCAGTTCGAATCGCACCACCGCTTCATTGTTCTGCGGCAACCCCGTGACCCGGCCTTCAACCCAGCGGGTTTCGCCGTCCAGGCTCGCCCGTAGCCGATCATCCAGCGCCGACTGCGCCTGCCCGCAGGCCCAACTGAAGCCGAAGAGGAAAAACGCCAGCGGATATGTGCGAAACGGCAGCAGCATCAAACCCGCGACCGGCAACAACAGCCATAACCAGACCGGCGGTAAAACCGGTAAAAAACGCAACGCCAATAACCCAAGGGCCAGCGCCACCATCCCTGTGCGCATAAGCCCGTCCTTGAGAGTCCCCCTCCTAGGCATAGCCGGCTAGTTGCACGGGCGTCGTTATTAATTGTCACAAAGTCTGAATGGGCGGCTAATAGAATCCAGACATACTTGCCGCCTGAACCGACCGAGAAGCCTTATGCCCCGGCGCTTATTCAAACGTTACATGCCAGACCCGACCAGCATCAGGGAACACAAATCCTTACGCTTTCTCGGCACGTTGCTGCATGACCCGAACCTTTGGCACCTCAACCGCCATTCGGTGGCCCGGGCGATGGCTGTCGGTCTGTTCGCCGCATTCCTGCCGATTCCGCTGCAAATGCTCCTCGCCGCCTTCCTTGCGATCATGGTGCGCGGCAACATGCCGATTGCGGTGAGCCTGGTCTGGCTGACCAACCCGATCACCATGCCGGCGGTGTTCTTCTGCACGTACCAGACCGGCGCCTGGCTGATGGACGTGCCGGCCCGTTCACTCCCGGACGAGCTGACCTGGGAGTGGATCAGCGGCGAACTCTCGACGTTGTGGCAACCGTCTCTGCTTGGCTCAGTGGTGACCGGGCTAGTGCTGGGCGCCCTCGCCTATTGCCTGACGATGATGTATTGGCGTTGGTGGGTCGGACGACAATGGAAGCGGCGCAAGCAACGCCGGATGTAAGAATGCAAAACGGCCTCCGCTTGGGAGGCCGTTTTTATGCGGTGTCTGAGCTGGCGCCTTCGCGGGCAACTCGGTCCCGAATCAGGTACGCATCCCACGCCCACTCACCAGCAACCGCGCACAACCGACGTACAACACCACGGTCGCGACCAGCATGAAGGTGATCGCCACGCTGATCTTGATGTCCGAAACGCCGAGGATGCCGTAACGGAACGCGTTGACCATGTGCAGCACCGGGTTGGCCAGGGACACGGTCTGCCAGAACGGCGGCAGCAAAGTGATCGAATAGAACACGCCGCCCAGGTACGTCAGCGGTGTCAGCACGAAGGTCGGGATGATCGAGATGTCATCGAAGTTGCGTGCAAACACCGCGTTGATGAAGCCCAGCAGCGAGAAGATCGTTGCCGTCAGCACCACCACCAGAATGGTCACGCCCAGGTGATGAACCTGCAAATCGGTGAAGAACAGCGACAGCAGGGTCACGATGACCCCGACCATCAACCCGCGCAGCACGCCGCCCAGGGTGTAGCCGATCAAAATCGTATGCGGTGATACCGGCGAGACCATCAATTCTTCGATGGAGCGCTGGAACTTGCTGCCGAAGAAGCTCGACACCACGTTGCCGTAGGAGTTAGTGATCACCGACATCATGATCAGCCCCGGCACGATGTACTCCATGTAGGTGAAACCACCCATGCCACCAATCTGCTTGCCGATCAGGTTGCCGAAGATCACGAAGTACAAAACCATGGTGATGGCCGGCGGCAGCAAGGTCTGCGGCCAGATCCGGGTAAAGCGCCGGACCTCACGGTAAACGATGGTATTGAGGGCAACGAGGTTGGGTTGCAGCTCGGAACTCATACCGCCACCTTCGACAGATTTTTCTCCACCAGGGACACGAACAACTCCTCGAGGCGATTGGTTTTGTTACGCAGGCTCAGCACTTCGATGTTCTGCTGCGCCAATTGAGTGAACAACGCGGTGATGCCCATGGCCTTGTCCACCTGGACTTCCAGGGTGTGAGCATCGAGCAGTTTGGTCGGGTAACCGAGCAACTGTGGGACCACGGCCAGTGTGTTCTTGGTGTCGAGCAGGAAGGTTTCCACATGCAGTTGGCTGAGCAACTGCTTCATGCTGGTGTTTTCGACAATGGTGCCGTGGTCGATGATGCCGATGTTGCGGCACAACTGCTCAGCCTCTTCCAGATAGTGCGTGGTGAGGATGATGGTGATGCCTTTCTGGTTCAGCTCGGTGAGGAAGGCCCACATCGAACGACGCAGTTCAATGTCCACCCCCGCCGTCGGTTCGTCGAGGATCAGCAGGCGCGGTTCGTGAACCAAGGCGCGGGCGATCATCAGTCGACGCTTCATGCCGCCGGACAGCGAACGCGACGGCACATCGCGTTTGTCCCACAGGCCCAGTTGCGTCAGGTATTGCTCGGCGCGTTCCTTGGCGATTTTCGGCGGGATGCCGTAGTAACCGGCCTGGGTCACGACGATGTCGAAGGTCTTTTCGAACTGGTTGAAGTTGAATTCCTGAGGCACCACGCCGATGGAGCGCTTGAGCTGCGCAGGATTCTTGTCCAGGTCGTGACCGAAGATATTCACCGTGCCGCTGGTCTTGTTCACCAGGGTCGAAAGGATGCCGATGGTCGTGGATTTGCCGGCGCCGTTAGGGCCGAGCAAGGCAAAAAGTCACCTTCGGCGACATCCAGATCGATACCACTCAAGGCCTGGAAACCGTTGCCGTAGGTTTTGGTTAGCTGCCGGATGGACAGAGCGGAACTCATATCGGGATACGCACCAAGAAGGGAAGAAAGGAATAAATAAGGGCGGGCGGCGACTTATACAACCACGGCGCACGAACGCAATGGTGCTTGTCGCCGCCACACAAGTACAGTCAAGTGTGTCGATAGTGAGTATTAAGTCAACGCGGTCATGACGGCTTTCTGATACGCCGGGCGCTGTTTCAGTCGCGCATACCAGGCCTCTAGATGGGGCTGCGGCGCGCGCTCGATCGGCATCTCGAACCAGGCATAAATGAAACTGCCCAAGGGAATGTCGCCCATACCGACCTCATCGCCGGACAGGTACGGTTTGTCTGACAACGCCTGATCGGCCATCGACAGCAAGCCTTCGCATTCCTTGATCGCCGCGTTGATGGCCGACCAGTCCTGCTGAT is a window of Pseudomonas sp. 10S4 DNA encoding:
- the kdsB gene encoding 3-deoxy-manno-octulosonate cytidylyltransferase encodes the protein MTTAFTVVIPSRYASTRLPGKPLLLIAGKPMIQHVWEQASKSSAQRVVVATDDSRIVEACKGFGAEVVLTREDHNSGTDRLAEVAAKLGLAPDAIVVNVQGDEPLIPPSVIDQVAANLAAHTEASMATLAEPIEDVETLFNPNVVKVVSDLNGLALTFSRATLPWARDAFAKSRDQLPEGVPYRRHIGIYAYRAGFLHDFVSWGPCWLENTESLEQLRALWHGVRIHVADALMAPPTGVDTVEDLERVRRLLEA
- a CDS encoding low molecular weight protein-tyrosine-phosphatase, which translates into the protein MRVLFVCLGNICRSPTAEGVLRHKLREAGLADQIEVASAGTGDWHVGKAPDKRSQAAAKLRGYDLSAQRAQQVSRADFATYDLILAMDNSNLRNLKVLQPAKSKAELDLFLRRYASEVDEVPDPYYDGDQGFEQVLDLIERASDLLVIELKGRL
- the lpxK gene encoding tetraacyldisaccharide 4'-kinase; amino-acid sequence: MAMSDRLLAAWYQGHPALKLLQPLEWLYRRVVNAKRERFLAGEGEIYQPPVPLIVVGNITVGGTGKTPMILWMIEHCQRSGLRVGVVSRGYGAKPPQLPWRVEADQSADIAGDEPLLIVQRTGVPVMIDPDRSSAVKALLANEPLDLILSDDGMQHYRLARDLELVLIDAVRGLGNKRCLPAGPLREPIERLQSVDAVLYNGAANDRDDGFAFQLQPTALINLKTGERRPFDHFPAGQTLHAVAGIGNPQRFFKTLETLHWQPVPHAFADHAEYSVQALNFTPSLPLVMTEKDAVKCRAFAAADWWYLAVDAVPSPAFVAWFDTQLIRLLPARLLP
- a CDS encoding MotA/TolQ/ExbB proton channel family protein, giving the protein MWELVKSGGWMMLPIILSSIAAMAIVAERLWTLRASRVTPEHLLGQVWVWIKDKQLNKEKLKELRANSPLGEILAAGLANSRHGREIMKECIEEAAARVIHELERYINALGTIAAMAPLLGLLGTVLGMIDIFSSFMGTGMTTNAAVLAGGISKALITTASGLIVGIPSVFFHRFLQRRIDELVVGMEQEAIKLVEVVQGDRDVDLAEGKA
- a CDS encoding Trm112 family protein; the encoded protein is MDTKLLDILACPVCKGPLKLSADKTELISKGAGLAYPIRDGIPVMLETEARTLTTDERLDK
- a CDS encoding (2Fe-2S)-binding protein; its protein translation is MITLKLNGQDHQLDVTEDMPLLWAIRDVAGYNGTKFGCGMGLCGACTIHIDGLPARSCITPIGSVVGQNVSTIDNLHADPVGQIVQQAWLDTAVAQCGFCQGGQIMSATALLKTNSNPSDEQIEEAMVGNICRCGTYNRIKTAIRQASAHLKEAKA
- a CDS encoding DNA internalization-related competence protein ComEC/Rec2; the encoded protein is MRTGMVALALGLLALRFLPVLPPVWLWLLLPVAGLMLLPFRTYPLAFFLFGFSWACGQAQSALDDRLRASLDGETRWVEGRVTGLPQNNEAVVRFELADARSRHGTLPSLMRLAWYGGPPVNSGERWRLAVKLKRPTGLLNPHAFDYDAWLLAQGIGATGTVKDGQRLSPARWAWRDGIRQRLLSVDAQGRAGALTALVLGDGGGLSREDWQVLQDTGTVHLLVISGQHIGLLAGLVYLLIAGLARYGVWPARWPWLPWACGLAFAAALGYGLLAGFEVPVRRACVMIGLVLLWRLRFRHLGAWWPLLLALNGVLLLDPLASLQPGFWLSFAAVAVLIFTFGGRLGPWRWWQTWTRAQWLIAIGLGPLLLVLGLPISVSGPLVNLLAVPWISLVVLPPALLGTLLLPVPYVGEGLLWLAGGLIDLLFKALALMANQLPAWEPVAVPIWIGAIGALGAFLLLMPRGVPLRPLGWPMLLLLVFSPREDVPEGLADIWQLDVGQGLAILVRTRHHTLLYDAGPRFGDFDLGERVVLPSLRKLGVNGLDLMLLSHADADHAGGARAIASGLPVARVLSGDPLALPVELQAEGCESGEQWTWDGVTFRLWQWSSASESNQKSCVLQIEANGERLLLTGDIDTHAERALLDSPLAVPTDWLQSPHHGSRSSSSMALLTTLQPKAVLISRGHGNSFGHPHPTVMARYRKRGLHIYDSAEDGAVRLQLGSFKPPRTLRQQRRFWRDAPGLNK
- a CDS encoding ABC transporter permease, which translates into the protein MSSELQPNLVALNTIVYREVRRFTRIWPQTLLPPAITMVLYFVIFGNLIGKQIGGMGGFTYMEYIVPGLIMMSVITNSYGNVVSSFFGSKFQRSIEELMVSPVSPHTILIGYTLGGVLRGLMVGVIVTLLSLFFTDLQVHHLGVTILVVVLTATIFSLLGFINAVFARNFDDISIIPTFVLTPLTYLGGVFYSITLLPPFWQTVSLANPVLHMVNAFRYGILGVSDIKISVAITFMLVATVVLYVGCARLLVSGRGMRT
- the murB gene encoding UDP-N-acetylmuramate dehydrogenase, whose amino-acid sequence is MSLQVHPGVSLKPFNSFGVDVQAQLFAEAHSDADVREALAYAATNAVPLLVIGGGSNLLLTADIQALVLRMATRGIRVLSDDGSQVVIEAEAGEPWHPFVQHTLAQGLSGLENLSLIPGTVGAAPMQNIGAYGVEIKDVFAGLTALDRQTGELRDFTLAGCNFAYRDSLFKQQPGRWLILRVRFTLNRTAHLHLEYGPVRQRLTEQGIDQPTPTDVSQAICSIRSEKLPDPLVLGNAGSFFKNPLVPAALVARLKGEYPDLVAYAQPDGQMKLAAGWLIEKAGWKGFREADAGVHKLQALVLVNYGGATGLQLLGLAQRIQKDIWQRFSVELEMEPNRY
- a CDS encoding DUF2062 domain-containing protein, encoding MPRRLFKRYMPDPTSIREHKSLRFLGTLLHDPNLWHLNRHSVARAMAVGLFAAFLPIPLQMLLAAFLAIMVRGNMPIAVSLVWLTNPITMPAVFFCTYQTGAWLMDVPARSLPDELTWEWISGELSTLWQPSLLGSVVTGLVLGALAYCLTMMYWRWWVGRQWKRRKQRRM
- a CDS encoding ExbD/TolR family protein gives rise to the protein MKFRRKQRENVDINLVSLIDVVFVLLLFFVVTTTFTRETQLRVELPEAVSGSPAEDQQLKQLDIAISAEGVFSVNNQLLPKNDLASLMDAMQKESNGDTNMPLSISADGKTQHQSVITAMDAAGKLGFSHLRMTTVEAAPAH